In the Nocardioides panaciterrulae genome, CGTAGCCGGTCAGCGGCGCGCCGAGCATCATCAGGATCGGCTCGATGATCGCCAGGTCCACCACCTGGCCGCGGCCGGTCTCGTCGCGGTGTCGCAGCGCGGCCAGCACCGCGTACGCGGTCGCCAGGCCGGCGATCCCGTCGGCGAGCCCGAACGGCGGCAGCGTGGGCGGCCCGTCCGGCTCACCGGTGATGGCGGCGAAGCCGCTCATCGCCTCGGCCAGCGACCCGAAGCCGGGCCGACCCGCGTAGGGACCGTCCTGGCCGAAGGCGGTCACCCGGGCGACCACCAGCCGCGGGTTGAGCTCCAGCAGCGTCTCGGGGTCCAGGCCCCAGCGCTCCAGCGTGCCGGGCCGGAAGTTCTCGACCAGCACGTCCGCGGTGGCCAGCAGCCGCTTCATGGCCGCGGCACCCTCGGGGTTCTTCAGGTCGAGCGTGACCGTCCGCTTGTTGCGGCCCAGGGTCTTCCACCACAGCCCGATGCCGTCCTTGACCTGGCCGTGCCCGCGGGCGGCGTCGGGCCGGCGCGGGTGCTCGACCTTGATCACGTCGGCGCCGAAGTCGCCGAGGTGGGTCGCGGCCAGCGGGCCGGCAAAGAGCGTGGCCGCGTCCACGACGCGCAGCCCCGCCAGAGGTCCGGTCATCGGTCCACCCTTCCGTCGAACAGCCAGGTCAGGCCCTCGACCGTGGCCTGCTGCCACAGGTCCCAGTCGTGGCCGCCGGCCAGCACCCGCAGCGTCGACTCGATGCCGGGCGTCTCCCGGGCGGCGCGGTGGACCTGCGCGGCCTGCAGGCACAGGTCCTCGTCCGCACCCGCCGCGACGAACAGCCGGGCGACCCGGTCCGGCGGCCAGGCGGCGAGCAGTCCGCGGTGGCCCAGCGCCCGGTAGACGTCGGCGTCGAAGACCAGGTCGCCGTGGCCGTACGCGCCGGACTGCTGGGTGGAGCTGCCGGCCGGCGGCAGCGGGTCGTACGCCGCGGGGCTCAGCGCGAGGCCGCCGGAGAACATCTCGGGATGCGCGAGCAGCAGCCGCAG is a window encoding:
- a CDS encoding CaiB/BaiF CoA transferase family protein — translated: MTGPLAGLRVVDAATLFAGPLAATHLGDFGADVIKVEHPRRPDAARGHGQVKDGIGLWWKTLGRNKRTVTLDLKNPEGAAAMKRLLATADVLVENFRPGTLERWGLDPETLLELNPRLVVARVTAFGQDGPYAGRPGFGSLAEAMSGFAAITGEPDGPPTLPPFGLADGIAGLATAYAVLAALRHRDETGRGQVVDLAIIEPILMMLGAPLTGYDQLGYVQPRTGNRSVNNAPRNVYRTGDGEWVAVSTSSQSIAERVLRMVGRADLIEQPWFASGGQRAEHADELDEAVGGWIAERSREQVVRAFEEAEAAVGPIYDVRGVLADPQYQARGTALTVEDADLGPLVMQNVLFRLSETPGEVRWTGRHPGADTDEVLAEAGLSAAEIARLREAGAV